Within the Paenibacillus sp. AN1007 genome, the region CATGGAATCGCATCCTCCCAGACCTTAGCCAAACCTCCTACAGGTTCGTTCACGGCTGATGTTCCGTTCAATTCAATGGTCAGGTTACTTCCTTCAACGCGTCCGATTACAGCTGTTGGCACTCCGCGTTCACGTACAAAATCCTCCAGTTTGCCTGCTTGCTCCGGCGAAGCCGACAGCAAAATACGGGATTGGCTCTCACTGAACAAAGCGTGATCTGCACGCAGCGCAGTCTCTACATTCACCTGTGCGCCCACATTACCGCTGATGCAGGACTCTGCCAGTGCAACCGCCAGACCGCCTTCAGACAAGTCATGCGCGGAGCGAACAAGTCCGGATTGGATGGCTTCCAGCACGGTGCTGAGCAGTGCCTTCTCCGTGTTCAGGTCAAGTTCAGGCGGACGGCCTTCAGTCACGCCGTGCACGGCATACTGCAGCTCGCTGCCGCCGAGTTCCGCTTTGGTTTCACCGAGGAGGAGGATGACATCACCTTCGGATTTGAAAGCTTGTGTCGTGATATGGTCCGTATCATGAACGAGACCTACCATACCGACCACTGGCGTTGGATAGATGGAGCCTTTGGCGTTTTCATTGTACAGACTCACGTTACCGCCGATAACCGGCGTATCCAGCACACGGCAAGCCTCTGCCATACCGTCGACTGCCTTTTCCATCTGCCAGAAAATATCCGGTTTCTCCGGGTTACCGAAGTTCAGGTTGTCCGTAATCGCCAGCGGTTCCGCACCGGAACATACGATATTCCGCGCTGCTTCACTCACCGCAATCCGTCCGCCCACCTCAGGATCAAGGTACACGTAACGGCCGTTACAGTCCGTCGTCATCGCAAGACCTTTGCGCGTGCCACGGATCGTTACCACCGCTGCATCCGAGCCTGGACGCACGGCTGTGCTTGTACGCACCATGTAATCGTATTGATCGTAAACCCATTTTTTGCTCGCAACTGTTGGGGAAGCCAGCACTTGTTTCAATGCACCGCCGAGATCCGACACCTCGTCATAACGAAGCGTGTCGATGGAAGCACTTTGCTCATAATAAGCTGGAACAGAAGATGGCTTGTCATATACCGGGCACTCGTCAACGAGCGCTTTTACTGGCATATCGCCAACAACTTCACCGTGGTGAATCAGCTTCAGACGACCATCATCTGTTACTTTACCGACTTTGGCGCAGATGACGCCCCACCGTTCAAAGATTTCCATCGCCTGCGCCTCATCCTTCGGTTCAACAACAAACAGCATCCGCTCCTGAGACTCGGAAAGCATCATCTCGTACGGTGTCATGCCTTCTTCACGCTGCGGCACCTGATCCAGATACAGCTCCAGACCGTTACCTGCTTTACTTGCCATCTCCGCACTGGAACATGTCAGACCCGCTGCACCCATATCCTGAATACCAAGCACGATGCCCGTATCAATCAATTCCAGACAGGACTCCATCACAAGTTTCTCCATGAACGGGTCACCGACCTGAACCGCCGTACGCTGGGACTCGGATTCCTCCGTCAGTTCTACCGATGCAAACGTTGCACCGTGAATACCGTCACGACCTGTTGGTGGGCCAACGTAATACACCGGGTTACCTACACCTTTGGCTACACCGCGCTGGATTTTATCATGATCGATCAGACCGACACACATCGCGTTAACGAGCGGGTTACCCTCATAGCTCTCATCAAACATCACTTCACCTGCAACGGTTGGAATCCCGATACAGTTACCGTATCCCGCAATACCTGCAACCACATGCTCGAACAAATATTTCACGCGCTCGCTCTCCAGCTTACCGAAACGAAGAGAGTTCAGCAGCGCTACCGGTCTTGCACCCATGGAGAAAATATCACGGATAATGCCGCCCACGCCTGTTGCCGCACCTTGATAAGGCTCTACCGCGGAAGGGTGGTTATGGCTTTCAATTTTGAAAACAACGGCCTGGTTGTCGCCGATATCCACGATTCCGGCACCTTCACCTGGTCCCATCAGGACACGAGGACCGCTTGTCGGGAAGCGACGCAGGAGCGGTTTGGAGTTTTTGTATGCGCAGTGCTCAGACCACATCACGCTGAATACACCAATTTCCGTGTAGTTTGGCTTGCGGCCCATGAACTCACAGATCAGCTCATACTCGCTGTCGGACACGCCCATCTGTGCGTAAAGTTTGTGTTCTGCGACTTGTTCTGCTGTTGGCTCCTTAGCGGATAGCTGCTGCGTCATGCCGATCCCTCCATGCTTTCAAAATTGATGTGAACATCCGTTTGCCGTCTTCCGAACCGAACAGTGAATCTACTGCACGCTCTGGATGCGGCATCATGCCGACGACGTTGCCCGCCTCGTTGCAAACCCCTGCGATATCACCCAGGGAACCATTCGGGTTGCTGCCATATGTGAATACAATCTGATTGTTCGCTTGCAAACTTGCCAGTGTTTCTTCGTCACAGTAATAGTTCCCTTCACCGTGAGCAATCGGAATGACAATCTCTTCGCCTGGTGCGTAGTCACGTGTGAAAGGTGTGTCGGCGTTAGCCACTTTCAGCACGGTGTCATGACAGCGGAATTTCAGGGACGTGTTGCGGATCAATGCTCCAGGAAGCAGACCTGCTTCCGTCAGGATCTGGAATCCGTTGCAGATACCCAGTACATATTTGCCCTGCTCTGCAGCCTTAGCCACTTCGTTCATTACGGGTGCGAAACGGGAAATCGCTCCGCAGCGCAGGTAGTCTCCGTACGAGAAACCACCAGGAACCAGAATACAATCATACGCGGACAAGTCCGTCGCCGTATGCCATACATAATCAACCTCTTGTCCAATCGCATCTTCTACCGCTTTGTAACAGTCGATGTCGCAGTTGGAGCCAGGGAACACAAGAACTGCAAATTTCATGAGATTAACCCTCCAATTCGTAGCGGTAATCTTCAACAACGGTGTTGGCGAGCAGCTTCTCACACATCACTTTCAATCGTTTCTCCGCTTCCACACGATCTGTTGTATCCAGATTCAGTTCCATGACTTTACCGATCCGTACACTTTCCACTTCGTTGAATCCCATGGAATGCAGGGCTCCTTGTACAGCTACGCCTTGCGGGTCGAGTACGCTTTGTTTAATAGTGACATATACGGTTGCTTTGATCATGATTCGAAGTTCCTCCTCAGTAATGAACGGGATAAATGCTTTATGCTGTTAAAAAGTAATGCGTTGCCTTGGGACGGTCGCTTCGGTGTGGATGGTTCCTCCGGCCGCTGGTTGTTCCCCGGTTTTTCTGATTCGTTTTGGCCCGCGCTGCGGTCAAAACCCGGGAACAAAGGCGGACGCTTCGCTCCTTCGTGAACCATTCCACCCCTACGCCCCATCCTGCGGCGATATTTTTTAAAGGCCTAAACCCTTTACGCTGCACGACGGGTAGTAAAAGCGGTAGCCTTGGGGTGATCGCTTCGGTGTGGATGGTTCCTCCGGCCGCTGGTTGTTCCCCGGTTTTCTGATTCGTTTTGGCCTGTGCTGCGGTCAAAACCCGGGAACAAAGGCGGACGCTTCGCTCCTTCGTGAACCATTCCACCCCTACGCCCCATCCTGCGGCGATATTTTTTAAAGGCCTAAACCCTTTGCGTTTCAAGGTGGGCAACGGTAAAAACCAGTCATCACGAAAACGTAGCAAGTTTTCGATTTATATGAGTAACATTGATTTTCAGTCTTTCAGTTGCATCTCTTCAGGCTTCATACTTGGTGAAGCCTGCGCCTTAATTGCCTCATCCACCAGTTTGAACACTGGCGGAGGGAAAGATTTGAGCTGGAGAAACGAAGTGCTCGCCTTTGCAACCGGAATGTGTCCTTTTGAAAAAAGAATACGAATCCAAACATTCCGGGGGCAACAGCGATCGAAAGCCAAACTTTCCCGGAGCTTGCGCTCAAACGCCCTTCACTCAAACTTTCCCGGAGCACACGCTCAAACGTCTTCCACTTATTATTTCGTTAAACGGTTATAAATATCGACATATCGGGAAGTGGTCGCTTCAACAACTTCCTGCGGAAGCGGGTCGGGCTTGCTGTTCTTGTCCCAGTCGGTACCTGCCAGATAGGTACGGACAGGTTCTTTATCCATGCTGTCGATTTCGATGTCGAGAGCATAGTTTTCTTTTGCCCAGAAGCGGGAAGCATCCGGGGTGAAAATCTCATCAATCAGGATCACCTTGCCGTCCACGATGCCAAACTCGAATTTGCAGTCTGCCAGAATGATACCGCGCTGATCGCAGTAATCACGAGCAAACTCATAGAGGCGTAAGCTTTTCTCTTGAAGCTCGATAGCAAGGGCGTCTCCGACAAGCTCTTTCATTCGTTCCATCGAAATGTCCTCGTCATGACCGACGTCATTTTTGGCAGCCGGTGTGAAGATCGGTACTTCGAGCTTGGCGTTTTTGCGCAGGCCTTCCGGCAGTTTGATGCCGTTCACTTCTCCGGTTGTCTCGTACTGTCTCCAGCCGCCTCCAGTAATGTATCCTCGCACTACACATTCGATATCGATACGTTCGGCTTTGCGTGTAACCATGATGCGATTCTTGAGCAATTCTGGTTCTGTGACCAGATCACCCAGCTGCGTCACATCGGTATGCACCACATGGTTATCCATCATGCTTCCTGTCAGTTCAAACCAGAAGCTGCTGAGCTGATTAAGCACATTGCCTTTCTCCGGAACCGCCGGGTCCAGCACATAATCAAACGCCGAGATTCGATCCGTTACCACAATTAGAAAATGCTCACCCAGATCGTACAGCTCGCGTACTTTTCCTTTGTATAACAAAGGTGCTTTAACAAGATCTGCCGCCGTGGACAGTGCCATGGGGTCACCTTCTTTCAGGAGATGTAAGGCTAAGAACGAATCCTGATGCTGCAGACTCCACTCCGATGACAGAACAATCTTCCGATCGCTGTTATCCCCAGATTTTTCCGATCCACTTTTCGAAAGTGAAAATCCGGGGATAAAGGCGAACACTCCACTTCTTCAGCTTATTTCTGTCCTCTGCGTTCCCTGCCAGCCATCATTCGTTTCTCTAGCCTAATAAGGGATATATATTAATCGTTCAAGCCGAGTTTTTTGAAAATCGTGTCCACGTGTTTCAGGTGCCAGGATGGGTTAAATGCATCTGCAATTTCCTCTTCGCTCAGCACGG harbors:
- the purL gene encoding phosphoribosylformylglycinamidine synthase subunit PurL, coding for MTQQLSAKEPTAEQVAEHKLYAQMGVSDSEYELICEFMGRKPNYTEIGVFSVMWSEHCAYKNSKPLLRRFPTSGPRVLMGPGEGAGIVDIGDNQAVVFKIESHNHPSAVEPYQGAATGVGGIIRDIFSMGARPVALLNSLRFGKLESERVKYLFEHVVAGIAGYGNCIGIPTVAGEVMFDESYEGNPLVNAMCVGLIDHDKIQRGVAKGVGNPVYYVGPPTGRDGIHGATFASVELTEESESQRTAVQVGDPFMEKLVMESCLELIDTGIVLGIQDMGAAGLTCSSAEMASKAGNGLELYLDQVPQREEGMTPYEMMLSESQERMLFVVEPKDEAQAMEIFERWGVICAKVGKVTDDGRLKLIHHGEVVGDMPVKALVDECPVYDKPSSVPAYYEQSASIDTLRYDEVSDLGGALKQVLASPTVASKKWVYDQYDYMVRTSTAVRPGSDAAVVTIRGTRKGLAMTTDCNGRYVYLDPEVGGRIAVSEAARNIVCSGAEPLAITDNLNFGNPEKPDIFWQMEKAVDGMAEACRVLDTPVIGGNVSLYNENAKGSIYPTPVVGMVGLVHDTDHITTQAFKSEGDVILLLGETKAELGGSELQYAVHGVTEGRPPELDLNTEKALLSTVLEAIQSGLVRSAHDLSEGGLAVALAESCISGNVGAQVNVETALRADHALFSESQSRILLSASPEQAGKLEDFVRERGVPTAVIGRVEGSNLTIELNGTSAVNEPVGGLAKVWEDAIPCLMN
- the purQ gene encoding phosphoribosylformylglycinamidine synthase subunit PurQ — its product is MKFAVLVFPGSNCDIDCYKAVEDAIGQEVDYVWHTATDLSAYDCILVPGGFSYGDYLRCGAISRFAPVMNEVAKAAEQGKYVLGICNGFQILTEAGLLPGALIRNTSLKFRCHDTVLKVANADTPFTRDYAPGEEIVIPIAHGEGNYYCDEETLASLQANNQIVFTYGSNPNGSLGDIAGVCNEAGNVVGMMPHPERAVDSLFGSEDGKRMFTSILKAWRDRHDAAAIR
- the purS gene encoding phosphoribosylformylglycinamidine synthase subunit PurS, with protein sequence MIKATVYVTIKQSVLDPQGVAVQGALHSMGFNEVESVRIGKVMELNLDTTDRVEAEKRLKVMCEKLLANTVVEDYRYELEG
- a CDS encoding phosphoribosylaminoimidazolesuccinocarboxamide synthase: MALSTAADLVKAPLLYKGKVRELYDLGEHFLIVVTDRISAFDYVLDPAVPEKGNVLNQLSSFWFELTGSMMDNHVVHTDVTQLGDLVTEPELLKNRIMVTRKAERIDIECVVRGYITGGGWRQYETTGEVNGIKLPEGLRKNAKLEVPIFTPAAKNDVGHDEDISMERMKELVGDALAIELQEKSLRLYEFARDYCDQRGIILADCKFEFGIVDGKVILIDEIFTPDASRFWAKENYALDIEIDSMDKEPVRTYLAGTDWDKNSKPDPLPQEVVEATTSRYVDIYNRLTK